A stretch of the Porifericola rhodea genome encodes the following:
- a CDS encoding carboxymuconolactone decarboxylase family protein produces the protein METLNSVDYTIRTVEDAPEGAKEFLKGSEKQMGFVPNMYGVMANSPALLDSYLHGYKLFRSKTNFSSVEQEVVFLTISHENACHYCMAAHSIIADTMSKVPEEVTNAIREGKEIEDAKLNALSKFTRTMVVKRGWPSDEDVQDFLDAGYEQNDILNIVLAISVKTISNYSNHIGQTPVDDAFASRTWEK, from the coding sequence ATGGAAACTTTGAATAGCGTAGACTATACAATAAGAACAGTTGAAGATGCACCAGAAGGAGCAAAAGAATTCTTAAAAGGATCAGAAAAACAGATGGGTTTTGTCCCCAATATGTATGGGGTGATGGCTAATTCGCCAGCTCTGCTTGATTCTTATTTACATGGATATAAGCTGTTTCGCAGCAAAACAAACTTCTCTTCGGTAGAGCAGGAAGTAGTTTTTCTTACCATTAGCCATGAGAATGCCTGTCATTACTGTATGGCTGCGCATAGTATTATCGCAGATACCATGTCTAAAGTACCAGAGGAAGTAACCAATGCGATTAGAGAGGGTAAAGAGATTGAAGATGCAAAACTTAATGCCCTGAGCAAGTTTACCCGCACTATGGTAGTGAAAAGAGGATGGCCTTCTGATGAAGATGTGCAGGATTTTCTGGATGCAGGCTATGAGCAGAACGATATTTTAAATATTGTACTGGCCATTAGTGTAAAGACAATTAGTAACTATAGCAACCATATCGGGCAAACTCCGGTAGATGATGCTTTTGCCTCTCGCACATGGGAAAAATAA